In Larimichthys crocea isolate SSNF chromosome VI, L_crocea_2.0, whole genome shotgun sequence, one genomic interval encodes:
- the cept1b gene encoding choline/ethanolaminephosphotransferase 1, giving the protein MSTTGQQQQQQQQGGGLRSRRGLGRDKDPGQGVGMEAACWLAPGVLRRLIELPSPPLSRHQLKRLEEHRYSSAGRSLLEPLMQRYWEWLVGRVPAWIAPNLITIIGLATNVFTTLVLVYYCPTATEQAPLWAYLLCAVGLFIYQSLDAIDGKQARRTNSSSPLGELFDHGCDSLSTVFVVLGTSIAVQMGTNPDWMFFCCFAGMFMFYCAHWQTYVSGTLRFGIIDVTEVQIFIIIMYLLAAVGGSAFWQSLIPILNIQMKMVPAICTFLGAIFSCTNYFRVIFTGGVGKNGSTIAGTSVLSPVLHIGSVIILAMMIYKKSAVQLFEKHPCLYILAFGFVSAKITNKLVVAHMTKSEMHLHDLAFLGPGLLFLDQYFNSFIDEYLVLWIALIISFFDLVRYCVSVCNQIACHLHIFVFKIKPCSVLSSAPH; this is encoded by the exons ATGAGCACGacggggcagcagcagcagcagcagcagcagggggggGGCCTGCGTTCTCGCCGAGGTCTTGGCCGGGACAAAGACCCTGGGCAGGGCGTGGGCATGGAGGCGGCCTGCTGGCTGGCGCCCGGAGTGCTGCGCAGGCTGATCGAGCTGCCCTCACCCCCCCTGTCACGACACCAGCTCAAAAGACTGGAGGAGCACAG GTATAGCAGTGCTGGACGCTCCCTGCTGGAGCCTCTGATGCAGCGTTACTGGGAATGGTTGGTGGGACGAGTCCCTGCCTGGATCGCCCCCAacctcatcaccatcatcgGCCTGGCCACCAACGTCTTCACCACTCTCGTGCTCGTCTACTACTGCCCGACTGCCACCGAACAG gcTCCTCTCTGGGCGTacctgctctgtgctgtggGTCTCTTCATCTACCAGTCATTGGATGCCATCGACGGGAAGCAGGCCAGACGCACCAATAGCAGCTCTCCGCTCGGCGAGCTGTTCGACCACGGCTGTGACTCCCTCTCCACCG TGTTTGTGGTGTTGGGAACCAGTATAGCGGTGCAGATGGGTACCAACCCGGACTGGatgttcttctgctgcttcGCTGGGATGTTCATGTTCTACTGTGCCCACTGGCAAACATACGTGTCAGGAACGCTGCGCTTCGGCAT cATTGATGTGACTGAGGTGCAAATCTTCATAATAATCATGTATTTGCTGGCCGCCGTGGGAGGATCTGCTTTTTGGCAGTCACTG ATTCCGATCCTAAACATCCAGATGAAAATGGTTCCCGCCATCTGCACTTTTTTAGGAGCCATCTTCTCCTGCACCAATTACTTCAGAGTTATCTTCACCGGAGGTGTGGGCAAAAACGGATCGACGATAGCA ggaACCAGCgtcctctctcctgtcttgcATATTGGTTCAGTTATAATTTTGGCGATGATGATATACAAGAAGTCTGCTGTCCAGCTATTCGAGAAACATCCGTGTCTTTATATCCTGGCGTTTGGCTTCGTGTCGGCCAAAATCACCAATAAATTAGTC GTAGCACATATGACAAAAAGTGAGATGCATCTCCACGATTTAGCCTTCCTGGGACCAGGACTACTGTTCCTGGATCAGTATTTCAATAGTTTTATTGACGAGTACCTGGTGCTGTGGATTGCGTTG ATCATTTCCTTTTTTGACTTGGTGCGttactgtgtcagtgtttgcaACCAGATTGCCTGCCATCTTCACATTTTCGTTTTCAAAATCAAGCCTTGTTCAGTGCTCAGTTCAGCTCCTCACTGA